The DNA window AGTTGATTAAGCAGCTTTCCGGTGACCCGCTTCAAGAGAAGAACACCGAAGAATCGTTTGAATATCAACAAGTGACCCCTTAACACCTCAATAATAGACGCCCTCTTATACAGATAAGCTTCAGACCGCTGAATAAGGGGGCATCTCTTCACCTAACGCGTAGAAGATCGTCCCCTTTCCTGCCAAACCACCAGCGTATTTCACACTCAAAGCCCCCCTGTCTTAGGTGCAATCTCAATAAACCCAAGGGAAAATCGCAACCGATTGAAATCGTTTTAAAAGTAAGCTGTTTCACAAAAAGCTTAAGAAATGCTTAAGAAAAGCTTCACTTTACTGTCTTATTTTCGTTACAATAGGCAAGTGATGGGATACTGCGTTAGTAGTATATTCGCATCGTCAGCACATCACATAAAGGCTTAGTGAAGAGAACAACTCAGCGCAAGCATACCTCCGTTGTTCAAAGACTCCTTCACCAATATTACTCAATGATAACTATACAGTGGCATTTATGTACGTAACGCTTAGTGAAAAATTATACCTGGCAGAAGGCAGTTGTCGCACCGTGTATCAACACCCAAGTGCGGATAATTTATGCATTAAGGTCAATCATAATCCAGATAAAGACCGTAATATTACCGAAATCGTCTTCTTTAAAAACCATCGTAAGCAACCGTTGGATTTCATTTCGCATTACGAAGGCACGATTGATACGAACTTAGGTAAAGGGGTTGTCACCGAAATCGTCAAAGATCATGATGGCTCTGTGTCAAAAAGCCTCGAAGACTATATTCGAGATGGGGTGCTATCCATTGAACAAGCGCTTGCTTATGTAATGGATCTTCAAAAGCAAGTGCTGACGTACGGTGTGTTACTCCATGATGATGGCATCCAAAATATTCTGATGCGTAAAGAAGTGGACGGCAGTTTAACGCCAGTCTTGATTGATGGTTTTGGCCCACGTGATATGAGCTTGAAAGCCATCACCCGCATGCTGTTGCGCCCGTTAGCCAAACATAAGAGCAAACAAGTCGTCAAAGGCATGATGAAACGCACCACCATGATGGAAGGCTAATCTCGGCTCATTCTGTTATATCCATTTGTGGTACATGAATACATGACATCGACATCCCTATCATTGGATCAGGAATGTCGATGTTTTGGTTTATGACCGCGCCTTTATTGCCCCACCATTAAGAACTCGATACGCGGGTCGACACATTGTTTTTAATCCAATCGCAAATCCCGTCACCACAATAAACGTAAGCAACGCAATCATAATGTCGCTATCCATATCGTGTACCGCTAAGGCCTTGCCAATGACGTACATAAAAATCGGATGACAGGTATAAATCATCAATGAGTAATCACGCCCCACTTTGGCAACCGGGTTGTCTTTCGCATTGAGTTTGATGGCAACGAGCAGCAATGCGATACAGAACGGGATGACGAAGATAGGAAACTGACGCAACATGATGTCACGCGTATGGTCGCCATCAAGCCAATACGGCAGAAGATAGATACCCGCTAAACTGAGTAAGGCCACCCCACTCGTTAACGGTAATGAGATGGACTCGACCTTCACTTGGCTCAAACGATAGCCAAAGAATAAACAAGGCAGAGAAATCATATGACGAACCCAGTTTTCATGCTCGGTGATCGAGGGGTAGAGATCCACAATAAAATAGCCGCCGACAATCAGCGCACTGAGCACAAGCATACTTTGGTGACTTAAACGATGGTGAAGCAGATAAAACGTCACTAAACCAAAAATTAACGAGGACAAATACCATAAGTGGAACGACATGCCTGACATGATGATCGTATCCGAGGTCACTCGTGCCGCAATATGCTCAAGACTGAAGTCATGCTTAAAGTATGAATATGGGATATAGATGAGCGAGGTAATGACAAAGATTTTAGCGATTTTTACCGCATGTTGCGGCATACGAGCTTCTAACTGTTTGACACCAATGAAATACCCGGTCGACATGAAGAAAAAAGGCACCGCCCAGCGACCGGTCAAACGAATCACTTCACCATAGAACGACGAGAGATCGCGATACAAGCCAACATGCAACGTGATGACAAAAAAGGCCGCAACGGCTTTTAGACTATCTAAAGTATATAAACGCATAATCATCAACACAGTTAATGGATATTAAGGAGTGATACTCTCCCACCCATCTTTACTCTATCGTACTGACGCGTTCTGCGCGAATGCTGGCCGCCAGCAGCAGCACGATTGGTCACCCTGCAAATGACGGCCTCACCGAACGCTTACATCAGTCTGTTGATAGCTTTACCTGTTACTGACGTATCACTCATAAATGAGCCTGTTACCAAAAAATAATGAGACTTTCTAACCAATATTAGACAGTGTAAAAATCACGCAAAAATATCATGGCTTGTTATTATCGGGGCGGCTCTGTTGCTGTGAACGCTGCTGGCAAAGCGCCAAAATCTCAGCGCGCTGCGTATCATCGGCATGATTCCACATCAAGATTTCAGACAATGTCCGCCAACACCCAATACAGATATCGTCATCATTTAAACAGCAATGGCGACAACACGGTAATTCGATCCTTGCTGACTGACGCATAACGCCTCCTTGATACCCCTACAAAAAGTGCAGTTAACTGCACTGATATTAGGTTAAATGTAAGAAAAATCACTACACTTTGCTGTGAAATGATTTTACACTAAAATCATCAGTGATTATCACGTCAAAGAAGGGTGATGCATGAACGGCCGAGCACCAACTCCGATAAAGACCCCTTACGAAATTGACATTATGCGACGAAATGGTCGCTTACTCGCCACGGTATTTACCATGTTAGATACTTGGATCACCCCAGGTGTCTCCACTCTTTGGCTCAATCAACAAGTGGACGAGTACATTCGTGATACCTTACAGGCGATTCCCGCATCGTTAGGCGCTTACGGGTATCCGTTCAGTATCAATGTGTCACCGAATCACGTGGCGTGTCATGGTATGCCCTGCGAGCACACCCACATTACCGACACTGACATCGTCAACATTGATATTACGCTTAAAAAAGACGATTTCATCGTCGATTCCAGCAAAATGTATGTCATGCCGCAAGCACCGCGCTCCTCACAAACGCTCGTTGATACGGCCTATCACGCAATGTGGCAAGGCATTCAACAAATCGCGCCAGGAGCACACAGCGGGGATTTAGGCTACGCGATTCACCAGTATGCAATGCAGCAAGGTTGCAGTGTCGTACGGGAGTTTTGTGGTCACGGCGTGGGTAAACAATTGCATGAGCCTCCACAAATTTTATCGGTCGGATTACCAAAACATGGGGTTGTGTTACAAGAAGGAATGGTATTCACCGTTGAGCCCATCATCAATCAGGGCAACGCTCAAGTTCGTACGCTTGAGGATGGCTGGACTGTCGTGACGCAAGACCATCAACTTTCGGCACAGTTTGAACACACTGTATTAGTGACCGACACTGGTTTTGAAGTCTTAACCCTGCGCGATAATGAGACGGTGCCCACATTCGTTTCTTAATTCGCCTGCGCCGCTGTATCCCGCTCCCTTATTTATGTTAGTGTAAATAATCAAAACAAGGAGCGGCGAATGCAAGATAAAACCAACTCTTATGAGATTGATCTAGGACGTGAACATATTATTATTCAACAACGTTACCAAGCGCTGGGCGCGTTAAACGATTTGTTGATTGCCATTTGGTTCTTAATCGGCTCTTTTTTCTTTTTAAATTCCCAACTAGAAGCCAGTGGTACTTGGTTGTTTATTGTCGGCAGTGCTCAGCTTATCATCAAACCTTTCCTCAAACTCAGTGGCTTAGTTCACGTTGCGCGTGTGCGTAAAAAGGCCCCCAAATGGCAACCTTAACTGGGTGCCTTATTCGTTAAAACTAATAAACTCGTTCGAGTCACGAACCTAGAATAGGCTAATGCTCGCGGTGGCATTGAGCATCGATACGCTGTCATTGCCTATTTTATAGTTCGAATATTCAAGGCCAAGAGAAATCGGCCCCATGAACGAGTAATTCGCCCCGATCCCCCAAAAGCTATCGAGATCATCATCGTCTTCTATCCGCGTGTCATCGAAACCTTCGCGAACCCAAGACTGGACTCCCCCTTTGGCGTATAGCTCTAACGGACCAAAATCCACATGCGGTTTTATCGCACCATAGACCGAATCCAATTCCACATGCCCGCCTTCGAGTTTATAGCGGCCAAAGTCGGCATAGCCGCCCTCAATACCAATCCAAGGAATAATGTTAGTACCGAGGTAAAAGGTATGCGCCAATGCATTTTCATGTTTATATTCAGACACACCAGCACTGGCACCACCATAAAACCAAGAATCCGCCATGGTAGGAAATGATAACGCTCCTAAACTGAGGGCTAACACATACAATCGAGCTTTCATTAAACTGTCTCCTTGTCACATCATTTTCGACTCGAAATCGACGATTAAAATTTCATTGAAGCATATACCCCAAACTGCTCATCGCTGATCACAGGGGTAATGGCTAAATTCTGCACACTGACGCCTTGTTCGGTAATCAGGTATTGAATCGTTGTGGCTAATGCAGCGCCTGCGACGACATCTCGCCAATAGTGGTAGTTATTGTCGACGCGTGAGTAACCGACTAAGCCGGTTAACATATAAGCGGGCACGCCGTAACGCCAACCGTAGCGAAATTGCAGAAAAGCCGCGCCTTGTGCCGCACCTGACGTGTGGGCCGATGGCATGCTGTAATCATGCCCGTTGGGGCGTGTTGCGTTAATTTCCACTTTTAACACGTGCGTCGTCACTGAAGTCCATAATGCGCCCTCCACCAATTGGCCAAGCCCTTCTCCATCCAACTTACCTGCCGCAATAAAGCCAGCTCCGACCGGAATGGCCCATTGTAACGTGTCGCCAACTTGATAGAGCGTTTCACTTTCTGCGTAGGCCGCGGTTCCTGACATCCATGCCCAAAGACTGACAATTCCAATGACACTTCGACGTAAACGGTGTTTCACCATGCTCCCCCTTATGACTCATTATTCGTAGCCGACTGCGCAGTGCGACCAGCTATGAACGTTAACCATTACGTATTAGAACTCGTTAAAACAACGGGTTAGTAATGCAGATATGATCATAAGAAGCATATGCCATTCATTGGCAGGCAACCGAGTAATTCACCGATAAAATGCATAAAATTGATGTAGATAACACTTTGTGAAATACATTGCACAAAAAAGCACGGTGGGCGAAACAACAATAAAGACATGGAAGTCACCAACCGATAAAAAAATACCACCCTTGTGGATGGTATCGTTACGGCCGCTGAGCGCGACTTCCTCGTCATTGACGACAATCTCAAACGAACGGAGGTTCTTTTTGTAATACGCGTTCAATCACATTTTGCGCCCCAGATTCATCATTCGATTCGGTACTGAAGCGGCTCACGGATTTCACTGTGTCGTTGGCATTACTCATGGCAACCGAGTACCCAACCAGTTCCAGCATTTCTTTGTCATTCAAGCTGTCCCCAATGGCCACACAATCTTGGGGAGAAATCCCCATTTCATCCAACACTTTTTGCAATCCATTGGCTTTGTGTAAACCCGGAATAATCAAATCAATGAATCCGAAACCACTGGTTACCGTATGAACCACCTCACCTAATTGCTCAGCCAGTTCAACCACTAATATCTCAGCATGTTCCACCGTGGTTTTGATGGAAAATT is part of the Vibrio zhugei genome and encodes:
- a CDS encoding YrbL family protein, yielding MYVTLSEKLYLAEGSCRTVYQHPSADNLCIKVNHNPDKDRNITEIVFFKNHRKQPLDFISHYEGTIDTNLGKGVVTEIVKDHDGSVSKSLEDYIRDGVLSIEQALAYVMDLQKQVLTYGVLLHDDGIQNILMRKEVDGSLTPVLIDGFGPRDMSLKAITRMLLRPLAKHKSKQVVKGMMKRTTMMEG
- a CDS encoding acyltransferase family protein → MRLYTLDSLKAVAAFFVITLHVGLYRDLSSFYGEVIRLTGRWAVPFFFMSTGYFIGVKQLEARMPQHAVKIAKIFVITSLIYIPYSYFKHDFSLEHIAARVTSDTIIMSGMSFHLWYLSSLIFGLVTFYLLHHRLSHQSMLVLSALIVGGYFIVDLYPSITEHENWVRHMISLPCLFFGYRLSQVKVESISLPLTSGVALLSLAGIYLLPYWLDGDHTRDIMLRQFPIFVIPFCIALLLVAIKLNAKDNPVAKVGRDYSLMIYTCHPIFMYVIGKALAVHDMDSDIMIALLTFIVVTGFAIGLKTMCRPAYRVLNGGAIKARS
- a CDS encoding DUF1289 domain-containing protein, whose product is MRQSARIELPCCRHCCLNDDDICIGCWRTLSEILMWNHADDTQRAEILALCQQRSQQQSRPDNNKP
- the map gene encoding type I methionyl aminopeptidase, whose translation is MNGRAPTPIKTPYEIDIMRRNGRLLATVFTMLDTWITPGVSTLWLNQQVDEYIRDTLQAIPASLGAYGYPFSINVSPNHVACHGMPCEHTHITDTDIVNIDITLKKDDFIVDSSKMYVMPQAPRSSQTLVDTAYHAMWQGIQQIAPGAHSGDLGYAIHQYAMQQGCSVVREFCGHGVGKQLHEPPQILSVGLPKHGVVLQEGMVFTVEPIINQGNAQVRTLEDGWTVVTQDHQLSAQFEHTVLVTDTGFEVLTLRDNETVPTFVS
- a CDS encoding YrhK family protein, which produces MQDKTNSYEIDLGREHIIIQQRYQALGALNDLLIAIWFLIGSFFFLNSQLEASGTWLFIVGSAQLIIKPFLKLSGLVHVARVRKKAPKWQP
- a CDS encoding outer membrane beta-barrel protein, whose product is MKARLYVLALSLGALSFPTMADSWFYGGASAGVSEYKHENALAHTFYLGTNIIPWIGIEGGYADFGRYKLEGGHVELDSVYGAIKPHVDFGPLELYAKGGVQSWVREGFDDTRIEDDDDLDSFWGIGANYSFMGPISLGLEYSNYKIGNDSVSMLNATASISLF
- a CDS encoding phosphatase PAP2 family protein; amino-acid sequence: MVKHRLRRSVIGIVSLWAWMSGTAAYAESETLYQVGDTLQWAIPVGAGFIAAGKLDGEGLGQLVEGALWTSVTTHVLKVEINATRPNGHDYSMPSAHTSGAAQGAAFLQFRYGWRYGVPAYMLTGLVGYSRVDNNYHYWRDVVAGAALATTIQYLITEQGVSVQNLAITPVISDEQFGVYASMKF